Genomic segment of Mucilaginibacter sabulilitoris:
CCTCATTGGGCGAAAGATAAAAAGGTCGGTTATTCTATGCTGAATGCACGCACTGAAACCTTAATGGAAAAAACCTCTTTCAAACCATTAATGGAAAAGAATAAGCGCTGCCTGGTGTTGGCTGATGGTTTTTATGAGTGGGAAACTGTTGGTAAGGATAAGCTGCCATATAGATTTGTACTGCCAAACCAGCCTGTATTCGCTTTCGCGGGCTTATATTCCTGGTGGAAGGATCCTGGCACCCAGGAATGGTACAAATCATTTACAATCTTAACTACGGCCTCAAATGACATGGTCGGGAAACTTCACGATCGAATGCCGGTGATACTCACAAAGTCTGAAGAAAAGATATGGCTAACTGATGGC
This window contains:
- a CDS encoding SOS response-associated peptidase; this encodes MCARYTLKTPSNQIAEEYNVTVTEDYRLSWNIAPTNNCAVITADEPRILNQYHFGLVPHWAKDKKVGYSMLNARTETLMEKTSFKPLMEKNKRCLVLADGFYEWETVGKDKLPYRFVLPNQPVFAFAGLYSWWKDPGTQEWYKSFTILTTASNDMVGKLHDRMPVILTKSEEKIWLTDGVPIGNLLQLCDPFPEVEMDLYRVSKDVNSVRNNHCDLILPENSK